The following coding sequences lie in one bacterium genomic window:
- a CDS encoding SprT family zinc-dependent metalloprotease: MVSRTDEIEHDSVECAGVTIPYTYCHSRRRTLGITVRPDKSVAVRVPMRTSIKAIRAFVTLRAEWVLKVWRKLDAKPVQQRQSYGRGAVFMFQGAAYNLEFTEGQRRSLQLHEGLMILITPEIPSEDNLRRMIDSWYRKQGIKIVKERSVACYSMMLGEGIPLPPITIRTMKTRWGSYSYHTKRIALALNLIKMPPGCLDYVIIHELCHIKVRHHGPDFWQMVSRYCPDYQKMRSLLKQ; this comes from the coding sequence GTGGTATCCAGAACTGATGAGATCGAGCATGATTCTGTCGAGTGTGCTGGCGTAACCATACCATACACTTACTGCCATTCAAGGCGCAGGACGCTCGGCATCACAGTCCGCCCAGACAAATCGGTAGCGGTACGAGTGCCTATGCGAACGTCGATTAAAGCGATCAGGGCTTTTGTCACGCTTAGGGCAGAATGGGTATTGAAGGTTTGGAGGAAGTTGGATGCTAAGCCAGTCCAACAACGGCAGAGCTACGGTCGTGGTGCAGTTTTCATGTTTCAGGGGGCGGCTTATAATCTGGAATTTACAGAGGGGCAGCGCCGCTCACTGCAACTGCATGAAGGGTTGATGATACTGATTACCCCGGAGATACCCTCAGAAGATAACCTCCGCAGAATGATTGATAGTTGGTACAGGAAACAGGGGATAAAGATAGTGAAGGAACGTTCAGTCGCATGTTACAGCATGATGCTGGGCGAAGGCATTCCGTTGCCACCAATCACCATCCGCACCATGAAGACCCGCTGGGGAAGCTATTCCTACCATACCAAGCGTATTGCCCTTGCACTCAATCTGATCAAGATGCCGCCAGGCTGCCTCGACTATGTCATTATCCACGAACTCTGCCACATCAAGGTGCGACACCACGGCCCTGACTTCTGGCAGATGGTCTCTCGCTATTGCCCCGATTACCAGAAAATGCGCAGTCTGCTGAAACAATAA